The genome window CGCTCTTGGATCGGATGTGCCTCTCGCTCGCACTCGCGAAGCCGATCGGGTTGGTGACGTGGGCGGAGCGTGAGGCGCGCCGGGTCGGGCGCGCGGGGGTGAGCGATATGCTCTCCGCCGCAGCGCATGCGATCTCGGTTGCTGCAGGATCGTACTCGATAGATCGCCCGCGGGTCGTGGCCTCTCTCGACCTTCTTGCAGCCGAGGCGCAGCGCGCCGTGTTCGGGACGCCCTCCGAGGCGACGACGCAGACGGAGGTGGACCGAGCGGCGGACGTGCTGATGGCAATGCTTGCCGAGCGCGATGCGGCGACGAGTTGTCACTCGAAGGCTACCGCGGTGTGGGCGCGCCGTCTCGCGACGGCACTTGGATTGGATGCCGACGGCGTTGAGTTCGTCGAGCTGTGCGGTCTCTTGGCCGACGTCGGCAAGATCGCAACGCCTGACGCGATCCTGAACAAGCCCGGACCTCTGAGTCCGGACGAGTGGACCGTGATACAGGCGCACTCCGCGGGCGGAGCGCGGATCCTCGAGCAGATTCCTTCGCTGCGCCGCTGTGCGTTCGTCGTTCGTTCCCACCACGAGCGGTTCGACGGAAAGGGCTATCCCGACCGGCTGAACGGCAATGCGATCCCGTTCGAGGCGCGGATCGTCGCGGTGGCCGATTCCTTCCACGCGATGGTGACCGAGCGTCCGTATCGCAACGCCATCTCACCTCGAGCTGCGATGAAAATCCTCGAAGAGGGGCGCGGCACCCAGTGGGATCCGAAGATCGTGGACGCCTTCCTCGCCCTCTTCGAGCGCAAGGAGCCTGTCGCCAAGCCGCGGATGCTGCACGCCGCCGTCTAGGAGCCTCCTAGGGCCTTTCTGGCCGCGACTCAGGCCGGGCACAGGGTTCGGCAGCAGGATGCAGCGTAGATGAATGGGGTGACGCACGCGCGTGTCGCGGTGGTCGACGACGACCGCATGATTCGGGAGATGCTCGAGCTTGGGCTCTCTCGCGAAGGCTTCGAGGTTGCCACGGCTGCAGACGGGCAGGCGGCGCTCGAACTCGTGCGGCGCTTCGACCCCGAGGTCATCATCCTAGATATCATGATGCCGAAGATCGACGGCTTGGCGCTCTTGCCCATGCTGCGCGAGATCAGCCACGTCCCGATCGTGATGCTGACAGCGA of Candidatus Dormiibacterota bacterium contains these proteins:
- a CDS encoding HD-GYP domain-containing protein; translated protein: MPDPEITITTLGEVLGRDLGTLKRSAIEQLTLPELSGDTATDAALETLLDRMCLSLALAKPIGLVTWAEREARRVGRAGVSDMLSAAAHAISVAAGSYSIDRPRVVASLDLLAAEAQRAVFGTPSEATTQTEVDRAADVLMAMLAERDAATSCHSKATAVWARRLATALGLDADGVEFVELCGLLADVGKIATPDAILNKPGPLSPDEWTVIQAHSAGGARILEQIPSLRRCAFVVRSHHERFDGKGYPDRLNGNAIPFEARIVAVADSFHAMVTERPYRNAISPRAAMKILEEGRGTQWDPKIVDAFLALFERKEPVAKPRMLHAAV